The Arthrobacter sp. OAP107 DNA segment TACGTCAACCATTACTACGACGACATGGCATGGCTGGCACTGTCCACGCTCCGGTTGGAGCGGCTGGCCGAAGAGAGCCGCAGGCCCAGCCCCCGCCGGCAGGAGAGAATCCGCAAGAGCCTGACCCTGCAGTTCGACTCGGCATCCACGGACGACCTGGGCGGCGGCACGTTCTGGAGCACCAAGCGGGACTTCAAGAACACCCCGGCCACGGCCCCGGTGGCGCTTTACTATGCGCGTACGGGCAACGCCGCGAGGGCGCAGGCCCTGCTGGACTGGCTGGACGCCCGGCTGTTCGACCGCGCCCGCGGGCTGTACCTGGACGGGATCCGGGTCCGCAGCACCGGGGAGACGGTGCTCGAGGACGCCATCTACACCTATAACCAGGGGCCCGTCCTGGGCGCCCTGCTGGAACTCGGCGGCACTGCCAACCTGGAGCGCGCCGCAACCGTGGTGCGCGCGGTGGCAGCACACCTCACCCTGCCGGATCCCCTCACCGACAGGACAGACGCCGCGAACGGAACAGGCGCCGCCAACAGGACAGAACCCGCCAACCCCATGGTTCTCCGCTGCGACGGGACCGGCGACGGCGGACTGTTCACCGGCATCCTCACCCGCTACCTGGCGCTGGCCGCGAACGACCAACGGCTGCCGCAGGACGTCCGGAGCACTGCCGCCGGGCTGGTCACCGGCACGGCCGATGCCCTTTGGGCCGGCCGCCGGCTCATTGCGGCAGGCGAACCGCTGGCCCGGCACGGGCAGGCCGGGCGCCCCATCTTCTCTTCGGAACCCCGGCGGCCGGCGGACGGCACGTATCCGCCGGGTGCCGCCGTCGAACTTTCCACCCAGCTTCAGGCCTGGCTGGCCCTGGAGGCCGCGGCATCGCTAAAGCCGGCCTCACAGGGACACCATAATTAGGACACGCAACAGTTGCGTAATTGATGTGATCCTCATCACTTAATGCCTCTGCCGCTTGGTGCTTAGGTTTGGCTAACCTACAGTTTTTCGAGTGAGCTTTGCCTAACTTCCCCAGCTCACAGAGGGCCTCGCCCACCAGACTTTTTCAGAAAGAAGCACCCGATGAAGATCCGCATCAACGCGCTGGCCGGCATCGCGATCGCCGCCACGGCAGCCCTTGGCCTCTCGGCCTGCGGCTCCAGCTCCTCCCCCGCTGCCTCGTCCTCCGCTGACGCCTCCAAGGGCGAGATCACGGTCTACAACGCCCAGCACGAAAGCCTGACCAAGGAATGGGTGGACGCATTCACCGCGGAAACCGGCATCAAGGTGACGCTTCGCCAGGGTGACGATACCGAGATGTCCAACCAGATCGTCCAGGAAGGCGCGGCCTCACCGGCGGACGTCTTCCTCACCGAAAACTCCCCCGCAATGGCGCAGGTGGAGAACGCCGGCCTGTTTGCCGACGTCAACAAGGACACCGTGGCCCAGGTCCCGGCGGAATTCCGCCCCAGCACCAACAAGTGGACCGGCATCGCCGCGCGCTCCACCGTCCTGGTGTACGACAAGAACAAGATCTCCGAGGACAAGCTGCCCAAGTCCATGCTGGACCTGGCCAAGCCGGAGTGGAAGGGCAAGTGGGCAGCCTCCCCCACCGGCGCCGACTTCCAGGCCATCGTCTCCGCCCTCGTTGAGCTCAAGGGCGAAGCCGCTGCCGAGGCCTGGCTGAAGGGCATGAAGGAAAACTCCACCGCCTACAAGGGCAACAGCACCGCCATGAAGGCAGTGAACGCCGGCGAGGTCGATGCCGCGCTGATCTACCACTACTACTACTACGGCGACCAGGCGAAGACCGGCGAGAACTCCAAGAACGTCACGCCGTACTACTTCAAGAACCAGGACCCGGGCGCGTTCCTGTCCGTCTCCGGCGGCGGCGTGCTGAAGTCCTCGAAGAACGCTGACAACGCCCAGGCCTTCCTGAAGTTCATCACCGGCAAGAAGGGCCAGGAGATCCTGCAGAAGGGCACGTCCTTCGAATACGCCATCGCTTCCGGCGTCCCCGCCAACGAGAAGCTGGTTCCCATCAAGGAACTCGACGCTCCCACCGTGGACCCCGCCAAGCTCAACTCCCAGAAGGTCACCGAACTGATGACCAAGGCAGGACTGCTCTAATTCTGTGACCACGCACGTATCGGCGCCGGAGACTTCCGGAAGCACGACGACGGCGGGCCGGGGCAAGCGCCCCCGCCCGCCTTTCGGCGTTTCCGCAGTAGGCGTCATGGCGATGCTGATCGCCCTGTTTTCCCTCGTCCCCCTCGGCTACGTCGCGGTGATGACCGCGGCCACGGGCTGGGACACCGCCCTTGAACTGATCGTGCGCCCGCGGGTCGGCGAGCTGCTGCTCAACACCGTGCTCCTGATTGTGCTCACGGTGCCGCTCTGCCTCGTCCTGGGCGTGGGCGGCGCGTGGCTCGTGGAACGGACCACCCTCCGCGGGAAGAAGGTGTGGGCCGTGCTGCTTGCGGCCCCGCTGGCCATCCCGGCGTTCGTCAACAGCTACGCGTGGGTTTCCGCCGTGCCGTCGCTGCACGGCCTGTTTTCGGGCGTGCTGATCGCCACCCTCTCCTACTTCCCGCTGGTCTATATCCCCGCCGCCGCAACGCTGAGCCGGCTGGATCCCGCCGTCGAGCAGTCCGCGGCCTCCCTGGGCCTCGGGGCCTGGCGGGCGTTTTTCCGGGTGGTCCTGCCGCAGCTGCGGATCGCAATGACCGGCGGCGCGCTGCTGGTGGCACTTCACCTGCTGGCCGAGTACGGTGCCTTCGCGATGATCCGCTTTGACACGTTCACCACCGCCATCATGGTGCAGTACCAGTCCACCTTCAACGGCACCGCGGGCACCATGCTGGCCAGCGTGCTGGTGTTCTTCTGCCTCCTGCTCCTCCTGGTCGAGGTCCGCAGCCGCGGCACCGCCCGGTACGCCCGCGTTGGCTCCGGTGTCCAGGCCAGGGCCCTGCGGCTGCCCCTGCACTTCTACCAGGTCCCTGCCCAGCTGGCCCTGCTCGCGCTGACCCTGCTGGCCTTCGGGCTGCCGCTGCTGTTCGTCCTGCGCTGGATCTTTGCCGGCGGAACGGAAATCTGGGCCGCCGACGAATTCGTTCCGGCCCTGTGGCAGACCCTGCTGTACGGGCTGGCAGGCGCCGCGGCCACCACCATCGTCGCCTTCCCGATGGCGTACCTGGCCGTCCGGCACGCCGGTTGGTTCAGCAAGGCACTGGAGCTCTCCAACTACGTCACCAGCTCCATGCCGGGCATCGTGGTGGCCCTGGCCTTCGTCACCGTCAGCATCCGGCTGCTCCCGAACATTTACCAGACCTCGGGCGTCCTGGTGGCTGCCTACATCCTCCTCTTCCTGCCGCGCGCGCTGGTGAACATCCGTGCCGGGCTGGCGCAGGCGCCCAAGGAACTTGATGAGGCGGCCCAGGCCCTGGGAACGCCCCCGCTGCTGTCCTTCATCCGTGTGACGCTCCGGCTCACCGCTCCCGCTGCGGCCGGCGGCGCAGCGCTGGTGTTCCTCGGCATCGCCAATGAACTGACCGCCACGCTACTGCTCTCGCCCAACGGAACCCGGACCCTGGCCACCGAGTTCTGGAGCAAGAGCAGCGAAATCGATTACGCCGGCGCGGCGCCGTACGCGCTCCTCATGATCGTGATCTCGGCGCCCATGACCTATTTGCTCTTCCAGCAGTCCAAGAAAGTAGCGGGACAGTGACCGAACAATCCCCGTCCAGGCTTCCGGAACCGCGGATCTCACCGTCCGTGGCGCCAAGCACCAACAGCCACCTGCAGATCGACGCCGTCACCAAAAACTTCGGCTCGCAGGCCGTCCTCAAGGGCGTTAACCTGGCCGTGGCGAAGGGCGGCACCACCGCGATCGTTGGCCCGTCGGGCTCGGGAAAGACCACCCTGCTGC contains these protein-coding regions:
- a CDS encoding glycoside hydrolase family 76 protein, encoding MTQPDADATPHAAPASATEWAQRADEAARSVTHIFGQRLFFLPGTHIAATTRPSGRIGNLRRPWHYWWQAHYLDCLVDTGLRELGKAGSPPAKFDGNTRPSAGQLASRLVTGIRLRNFLTYVNHYYDDMAWLALSTLRLERLAEESRRPSPRRQERIRKSLTLQFDSASTDDLGGGTFWSTKRDFKNTPATAPVALYYARTGNAARAQALLDWLDARLFDRARGLYLDGIRVRSTGETVLEDAIYTYNQGPVLGALLELGGTANLERAATVVRAVAAHLTLPDPLTDRTDAANGTGAANRTEPANPMVLRCDGTGDGGLFTGILTRYLALAANDQRLPQDVRSTAAGLVTGTADALWAGRRLIAAGEPLARHGQAGRPIFSSEPRRPADGTYPPGAAVELSTQLQAWLALEAAASLKPASQGHHN
- a CDS encoding iron ABC transporter substrate-binding protein codes for the protein MKIRINALAGIAIAATAALGLSACGSSSSPAASSSADASKGEITVYNAQHESLTKEWVDAFTAETGIKVTLRQGDDTEMSNQIVQEGAASPADVFLTENSPAMAQVENAGLFADVNKDTVAQVPAEFRPSTNKWTGIAARSTVLVYDKNKISEDKLPKSMLDLAKPEWKGKWAASPTGADFQAIVSALVELKGEAAAEAWLKGMKENSTAYKGNSTAMKAVNAGEVDAALIYHYYYYGDQAKTGENSKNVTPYYFKNQDPGAFLSVSGGGVLKSSKNADNAQAFLKFITGKKGQEILQKGTSFEYAIASGVPANEKLVPIKELDAPTVDPAKLNSQKVTELMTKAGLL
- a CDS encoding iron ABC transporter permease; this translates as MTTHVSAPETSGSTTTAGRGKRPRPPFGVSAVGVMAMLIALFSLVPLGYVAVMTAATGWDTALELIVRPRVGELLLNTVLLIVLTVPLCLVLGVGGAWLVERTTLRGKKVWAVLLAAPLAIPAFVNSYAWVSAVPSLHGLFSGVLIATLSYFPLVYIPAAATLSRLDPAVEQSAASLGLGAWRAFFRVVLPQLRIAMTGGALLVALHLLAEYGAFAMIRFDTFTTAIMVQYQSTFNGTAGTMLASVLVFFCLLLLLVEVRSRGTARYARVGSGVQARALRLPLHFYQVPAQLALLALTLLAFGLPLLFVLRWIFAGGTEIWAADEFVPALWQTLLYGLAGAAATTIVAFPMAYLAVRHAGWFSKALELSNYVTSSMPGIVVALAFVTVSIRLLPNIYQTSGVLVAAYILLFLPRALVNIRAGLAQAPKELDEAAQALGTPPLLSFIRVTLRLTAPAAAGGAALVFLGIANELTATLLLSPNGTRTLATEFWSKSSEIDYAGAAPYALLMIVISAPMTYLLFQQSKKVAGQ